In a single window of the Acidobacteriaceae bacterium genome:
- a CDS encoding carboxypeptidase-like regulatory domain-containing protein gives MRRSFSKLAFLFLLFACTAAFLHAQDRAVLTGVVTDQTGAVIPGAAVDLSNPTTSVHLKTVTNGAGSYRFDNVPPGPNYVLSFTQPGFAQYTVKSFYVNVGIANSQNAKLSAGAVTTDIEVSAGEGVTLNTEDATIGDNVQVESLNSLPVQNRLSPAVLFTLQPGVTSDGSSAANGSVLGSRVDQGADVTVDGLDVNDFATGNFGAITGDAPVDSVQEFRGTVGGFTATSGQGGGGQFQLVTKSGTNHWHGNASEYHRDNSTTANDWFNNLAGIRAPKLVQNQFGGSVGGPIKHDKLFFFFDFVDNRVAQDAAVARTVPLPSYKQGNIGYINNNTGCTRSSRQNTTPNCISFLTPAQVKAMDPAGVGESPALFKIIDSRYPDPNDLTGGDGVNSGYFRFNAPTPTFTTVYVGRVDYNLTSKIRLWGRGQAARENQVNSAPQFPGDPPAAQFVDRSYAYVGGMDWQISARKFNQVSYGATVQDYSFPRPSNPLGTSQITFATGTTTPFTAPYASPSNSQARHVPIPQVTDNFTWNLGRHSITLGGTFKWIHATDNTVLDINSFDIGLGGHVLGLNSSLRPSNLLPGSSTANTLYDSAFTAALGRVGSISGKVNYDSAGNPLPFATGSRRSYQYYQPMLYASDSWKVTPHLTLTYGLNWQYFSVPYETNGLETVQTMPFDTYFADRVKQSAAGISGPTSVPFLSYVLGGKANNGPGYYAPDWKDYAPRFAFAWNPGFDSKTVFSGSAGIVFDRTIVNAVQYQQDQFSYLFSQPITQSYGVSTNVVGSIANDARFDAPPAISIPSTPKPPFTPYVSNGIPYGLQNGGAFNEMVDPTLKTPYSIEFSFGMQHEFPTSTLLRVSWASRLGRRLLGQADSNQLVDFSDKASGQLMSQAITNMELQIRAGANTANLTAQPWIEDLVGPNIGSLTVGSTVYPNYTSLVADQAIGSLLQIGDFADSIQGLSGVLPYNVGMGAQFSENTFYTNKGFSSYNGLLVTLHQNVKHGLQFEANYTWAHSLDNVSLIANSAAYGGYGFICDALRPRLCRGNSDFDITHTFNGYSTYSLPFGRGRSFATHMPLGLEELLGGWDVSGIVRAHSGLAFTAQSNAFIAGYANDAPALFDGDSSAVQRSVHKETGGLFLFSNTNNALNAFGPPIGFNIGSRNTLRGPTFFNLDAGLAKSFALWPSEGMKLQFRGDAFNVLNHPNFLAPSNNGSADNIQSPSNFGQLTAMNGGARVLQIGVRLEF, from the coding sequence ATGAGACGTTCATTCTCGAAGCTCGCCTTCCTCTTTCTGCTTTTCGCCTGTACTGCAGCCTTCCTCCACGCTCAAGACAGAGCTGTACTGACAGGTGTCGTTACCGACCAAACCGGCGCGGTCATTCCCGGCGCGGCCGTGGATCTTTCCAACCCCACCACCAGCGTGCACCTTAAAACGGTCACCAACGGTGCAGGTTCGTATCGCTTTGACAACGTGCCGCCCGGGCCGAACTATGTGCTCAGCTTCACGCAGCCCGGTTTCGCGCAATACACCGTCAAGAGCTTCTACGTAAACGTCGGCATTGCGAACAGCCAGAATGCGAAGCTGTCGGCAGGCGCTGTCACCACGGACATCGAGGTTTCGGCGGGCGAGGGAGTCACGCTCAACACCGAAGACGCGACCATCGGCGACAACGTCCAGGTGGAGTCGCTGAATAGTCTTCCCGTGCAGAATCGACTGTCCCCGGCCGTACTCTTTACCCTCCAGCCCGGCGTGACCAGCGACGGCTCAAGTGCCGCCAATGGCTCGGTGCTCGGCTCGCGCGTCGATCAGGGCGCTGACGTGACGGTTGACGGCCTCGATGTGAACGACTTCGCGACAGGCAACTTCGGAGCGATTACAGGCGATGCTCCGGTTGATTCTGTGCAGGAGTTTCGCGGCACAGTCGGCGGATTCACAGCCACCAGTGGACAGGGGGGCGGCGGCCAGTTCCAACTGGTCACGAAGAGCGGAACGAACCACTGGCACGGGAACGCGAGCGAGTATCACCGCGACAACTCGACGACTGCCAATGATTGGTTCAATAACCTGGCCGGGATTCGCGCTCCAAAGCTGGTGCAGAACCAGTTCGGGGGCAGCGTGGGCGGTCCCATCAAGCACGACAAGCTGTTCTTCTTCTTCGACTTCGTCGACAACCGCGTCGCGCAGGACGCGGCCGTCGCGCGCACGGTGCCCCTGCCTTCCTACAAGCAGGGCAACATTGGCTACATCAATAACAATACTGGTTGCACCAGGAGCAGCCGTCAAAACACCACACCAAACTGCATCAGCTTTCTCACTCCGGCGCAGGTCAAGGCGATGGATCCAGCCGGTGTCGGCGAAAGTCCCGCTCTCTTCAAGATCATCGACTCGCGCTATCCCGACCCCAACGACCTGACCGGCGGCGACGGCGTCAACTCCGGTTACTTCCGGTTCAACGCCCCGACCCCGACCTTCACCACGGTGTATGTCGGTCGCGTGGACTACAACCTGACCTCGAAAATCCGGCTGTGGGGCCGCGGACAGGCGGCTCGTGAAAATCAAGTAAATAGCGCACCTCAGTTCCCTGGCGACCCACCGGCGGCGCAGTTTGTTGACCGCAGCTACGCATACGTCGGCGGAATGGACTGGCAGATCAGCGCCAGGAAGTTCAACCAGGTCAGCTACGGCGCGACCGTGCAGGACTACTCATTCCCCCGCCCGTCCAATCCTCTCGGGACGAGCCAGATCACCTTTGCTACCGGAACGACGACGCCGTTCACGGCGCCCTATGCCAGCCCGTCGAACTCGCAGGCGCGGCACGTCCCCATCCCGCAGGTCACAGACAACTTCACCTGGAATTTGGGACGCCACTCGATCACCTTGGGCGGCACTTTCAAGTGGATCCACGCCACCGACAACACCGTTCTGGATATCAACTCCTTCGACATCGGGCTGGGCGGCCACGTGTTGGGTCTGAACAGCAGCCTCCGCCCCTCAAACCTCCTGCCCGGTTCCTCAACTGCAAACACCTTATATGACAGCGCGTTCACTGCGGCGCTGGGTCGGGTGGGCTCCATCTCCGGCAAGGTCAACTACGACTCGGCCGGCAACCCCTTGCCATTTGCAACGGGCTCGCGCCGGTCGTATCAGTACTACCAGCCGATGCTATATGCCTCGGACAGCTGGAAGGTCACACCGCACCTGACCTTAACCTACGGATTGAACTGGCAGTACTTCTCCGTTCCTTATGAGACCAACGGTCTCGAAACTGTCCAGACGATGCCCTTCGACACCTACTTCGCCGATCGCGTGAAGCAGAGTGCGGCCGGCATCAGCGGGCCCACGTCGGTGCCGTTCCTCAGCTACGTGCTGGGAGGCAAGGCTAATAACGGTCCCGGCTACTATGCCCCGGACTGGAAGGACTACGCACCGCGGTTTGCCTTTGCCTGGAACCCCGGTTTTGACTCCAAGACGGTCTTCAGCGGAAGCGCCGGAATCGTCTTCGACCGCACCATCGTGAACGCAGTCCAATACCAGCAGGACCAATTCTCGTACCTGTTCTCGCAGCCAATCACCCAAAGCTACGGTGTCTCGACGAATGTCGTGGGCTCCATCGCGAACGACGCGCGCTTCGATGCGCCGCCAGCCATCAGCATTCCATCAACGCCGAAGCCGCCGTTCACGCCGTATGTTTCGAACGGCATTCCCTACGGCCTGCAGAACGGTGGGGCCTTCAACGAAATGGTCGATCCGACGCTGAAGACACCCTACTCCATCGAGTTCAGCTTCGGCATGCAACACGAGTTCCCCACCTCGACGCTGTTGCGCGTAAGCTGGGCCAGCCGTCTTGGCCGGCGTCTGCTGGGCCAGGCTGACTCAAACCAGCTTGTGGACTTCTCGGACAAGGCATCTGGACAGCTCATGTCGCAGGCAATCACGAATATGGAGCTGCAGATCCGCGCCGGTGCAAATACCGCGAACCTGACCGCACAGCCGTGGATCGAGGATCTTGTTGGACCAAACATCGGCAGCCTCACGGTTGGGAGCACGGTTTATCCCAACTACACCTCCTTGGTCGCTGACCAGGCGATCGGCTCCCTGCTGCAGATCGGCGACTTTGCCGACAGTATCCAGGGACTCTCCGGCGTGCTGCCGTACAACGTCGGCATGGGGGCGCAATTCTCTGAAAACACCTTCTACACGAACAAGGGCTTTTCCAGCTACAACGGCCTGCTAGTCACGCTGCACCAGAACGTCAAGCACGGACTGCAGTTCGAGGCCAACTACACTTGGGCACATTCATTGGACAACGTCTCGCTGATCGCCAACTCGGCCGCCTACGGCGGATACGGGTTCATCTGCGATGCGCTGCGTCCGCGTCTCTGCCGCGGCAACTCTGACTTCGACATCACCCATACCTTCAACGGATACTCGACCTACTCTCTGCCCTTTGGGCGCGGACGGTCCTTCGCAACCCACATGCCGCTCGGACTCGAGGAGCTGTTGGGAGGATGGGATGTGAGCGGCATCGTCCGGGCCCATAGCGGACTGGCCTTTACCGCGCAGAGCAACGCATTTATTGCCGGTTACGCGAACGATGCGCCCGCGCTCTTCGACGGGGACTCGTCGGCAGTTCAGCGCAGCGTCCATAAGGAGACTGGCGGCCTGTTCCTGTTCTCGAATACCAACAATGCGTTGAATGCATTTGGGCCGCCGATTGGCTTCAACATTGGCTCTCGCAACACTCTTCGCGGACCGACATTCTTCAACCTCGACGCCGGCCTCGCCAAGTCGTTTGCGCTCTGGCCCAGTGAGGGGATGAAGCTGCAGTTCCGCGGCGACGCCTTCAACGTGCTAAACCACCCGAACTTCCTGGCTCCATCAAACAACGGCAGTGCGGACAACATCCAGAGTCCGAGCAATTTCGGACAGTTGACTGCGATGAACGGCGGAGCCCGCGTGCTGCAGATCGGGGTTCGCTTAGAGTTCTAA
- a CDS encoding IPT/TIG domain-containing protein, which yields MMTRRTLPSASLRALQYLLAAITFAFISGCSGGSGGGTTSRAPAPIVANVSPTTVPVGSSGFTLAVTGSNFQSQAVVNWNSTALATTYNSASSLNAAVPATLAATGIVANITVSNPDGQASTSNAGSTQVSVDNPAPTLTAVSPTALYAGAGDTTFTLTGTNFNSSSVVMAGTTALTTTFVNGTQLTAVVPAATLAPVGTLSLSVSNPTPGGGASQAVSVTLKQPAAKLSSLSPASALVGSPSPVTVTISGSYFTSSDVVILNSLVAPTTYVSATSLQFTISPQYFTSTGNLNIYVRDPISGFNSNSLTFQVVNPVPVLNSISPGTVTAGAPNFVLTLTGTNFVQSATVLVNGVQASQASYPTATSAAVFVPASAVSSVGNVSVTIANPTPGGGTSTAQTLHVISADNRVRTVNLTANDLGWDSAHNLLVASSGWSVTNTPNNLVTIDPLQGTIVTTQPLPSSPAGITVTDDGSYVYVTLPSTGQVERFTLPSLTPDITFSLGNDSNGKFYLSNHVVAAPGHPHTVAVTRHSSTTSVYGSIGGVVVYDDGVPRPNIAYPGAYPNYYDDIIWGADATTLYGTNPEISPQGDKDTFAVDANGVTLLSNQPDVLDASQHLAFDTKTANLIDGDGLVASAATGQQVGRFQSRGSGGPLSDQPFALDLTQRKAFFLTSSSLSGSTQISISAFDLDHLSYLNSMAVYGLGYGSAMVRWGSSGLAIAGSQIYIIDGSFVASTGISSAVGGYLAPSPTLTSLSPAAVTAGSPDVQVTLTGRDFTQASEVTWNNQTLLINSVSDTQLVVTIPAASLASAAASGISVTNGPGTGSSGSLAFTVLPNLGTTAQISVLDISGQDLVWDNTHNLLYVAVPSNDPVYANSIAVIDPSKSALQQTVPVAQGPSSIAISDDDQYLYSGFFDQAIIQRYTLPSFALDLTFPSGGHAPSNLVGLSETCTFAVSLKVAPGKPQTIAVGEGCPNGLEASAGFDIYDNATPRPGYFTSQAFITSFAWGADATTLYGQSEIFEPQTLDGFSVSPSGVTLTGQLNTGGLGLHLHYDSGTGLLYSDSGVITNPAGPAQVAKLAAGSGDLLVPDDTLKRIFILTNTSGNSGSGQGAISYTLNVYDLNTYALLNSITIPDVLGAPMQMARWGSNGIVFVTTGTNYTTVSPGTLYILQGSAISGTP from the coding sequence ATGATGACGCGACGGACCCTTCCCTCTGCCAGCCTCCGGGCTCTGCAGTACCTTCTTGCTGCAATCACTTTCGCTTTCATCTCAGGTTGCTCTGGCGGCTCAGGGGGTGGCACCACATCGCGTGCGCCCGCGCCTATCGTCGCGAACGTATCGCCGACAACTGTCCCGGTCGGCTCCTCTGGCTTCACCCTCGCCGTCACCGGTAGCAACTTTCAGTCACAGGCAGTCGTCAACTGGAACTCCACCGCGCTCGCGACCACCTACAACAGCGCCAGCTCGCTCAATGCCGCAGTCCCCGCAACTCTCGCCGCCACCGGCATCGTCGCCAACATCACTGTCTCCAACCCAGACGGCCAGGCATCCACTTCCAACGCCGGATCCACGCAGGTCTCTGTCGACAACCCTGCGCCGACTCTCACCGCCGTCAGCCCCACCGCACTCTACGCCGGCGCCGGCGACACCACCTTCACCCTCACCGGCACAAACTTCAACTCCTCCTCTGTGGTCATGGCCGGGACCACCGCGCTCACGACCACCTTCGTCAACGGCACCCAGCTCACTGCCGTCGTTCCCGCCGCCACGCTCGCTCCGGTCGGCACCCTGAGCCTCTCGGTCAGCAATCCAACGCCCGGCGGCGGCGCCTCGCAAGCCGTCTCCGTCACACTCAAACAGCCGGCTGCCAAGCTTAGCTCGCTCTCGCCGGCGTCCGCCCTCGTCGGTTCTCCCTCACCCGTTACCGTGACCATCTCCGGCAGCTACTTCACATCCTCCGACGTCGTAATTCTGAACTCCTTGGTAGCGCCGACGACATACGTCTCGGCAACCTCCCTTCAGTTCACCATCTCACCGCAATACTTCACCAGCACCGGCAATCTCAACATCTACGTCCGCGACCCCATATCGGGGTTCAACTCGAACAGCCTCACATTTCAGGTCGTCAATCCGGTTCCAGTACTCAACAGCATCTCGCCCGGTACGGTCACTGCCGGTGCACCTAACTTCGTCCTCACGCTCACTGGAACCAACTTCGTTCAATCCGCCACAGTCCTCGTTAATGGCGTGCAGGCATCGCAAGCTTCCTATCCCACCGCCACCAGCGCTGCCGTCTTCGTTCCCGCCAGCGCCGTCTCCAGCGTCGGCAATGTGAGCGTCACCATCGCCAACCCCACTCCCGGCGGCGGCACCTCCACCGCTCAAACTCTCCACGTCATCAGCGCAGACAACCGCGTCCGCACCGTCAATCTCACCGCTAACGATCTCGGTTGGGACTCAGCTCACAACCTGCTCGTTGCTTCAAGCGGCTGGTCCGTTACGAACACCCCCAACAACCTTGTCACCATCGACCCACTCCAAGGCACAATCGTTACCACGCAACCCCTGCCCAGTTCGCCAGCGGGTATTACCGTCACCGACGACGGCAGCTATGTCTACGTCACTCTCCCATCCACCGGACAGGTCGAGCGCTTCACCCTTCCTTCGCTCACGCCCGATATCACCTTCTCGCTTGGCAACGATTCGAACGGCAAGTTCTACTTGTCAAATCACGTCGTCGCCGCACCGGGACATCCGCATACCGTCGCGGTCACTCGCCACTCCAGCACCACAAGTGTGTATGGCTCGATCGGCGGCGTTGTCGTCTATGACGACGGCGTACCGCGCCCCAACATTGCCTACCCGGGCGCCTATCCCAACTATTACGACGACATAATCTGGGGCGCCGACGCTACCACGCTTTACGGCACGAACCCCGAAATCTCTCCTCAAGGAGATAAAGACACCTTCGCTGTCGACGCGAACGGCGTAACTTTGCTCTCCAATCAGCCGGACGTTTTGGACGCGTCCCAACACCTTGCCTTCGATACAAAAACCGCTAACCTGATCGACGGCGATGGTCTCGTCGCGAGTGCCGCTACGGGTCAGCAGGTCGGCCGATTCCAATCAAGGGGTTCTGGGGGACCGCTCAGCGATCAACCCTTTGCGCTCGACCTCACTCAGCGAAAGGCGTTCTTCCTGACGAGTTCCTCTCTAAGCGGCTCAACTCAAATCTCTATCTCGGCGTTTGATCTCGATCATCTCAGCTACCTCAACTCGATGGCTGTCTACGGACTCGGCTATGGCTCCGCAATGGTGCGTTGGGGATCAAGCGGGCTTGCGATCGCCGGCTCGCAGATCTACATCATCGACGGCTCATTCGTTGCCTCTACCGGCATCTCCTCTGCCGTCGGTGGCTACTTGGCGCCATCGCCCACACTCACCTCGCTCAGTCCCGCCGCTGTAACTGCGGGCAGCCCCGACGTTCAGGTCACCTTGACGGGCCGCGACTTCACGCAGGCGTCCGAAGTCACCTGGAACAATCAAACGCTTCTCATCAACTCCGTCTCCGACACTCAACTCGTCGTCACGATCCCGGCGGCATCGCTCGCCAGTGCGGCCGCCAGTGGAATAAGCGTCACCAACGGGCCAGGCACCGGCAGTTCCGGTTCGCTCGCCTTCACCGTGCTCCCGAATCTCGGTACGACCGCGCAAATCAGCGTGCTCGACATCTCCGGTCAGGACCTCGTCTGGGATAACACGCACAACTTGCTCTACGTCGCAGTCCCATCCAACGATCCCGTCTACGCCAACAGCATCGCCGTCATCGACCCGAGCAAGTCCGCCCTTCAACAGACCGTCCCCGTCGCACAGGGTCCAAGCTCTATCGCCATCTCCGACGACGACCAGTATCTCTACTCCGGTTTCTTTGATCAGGCAATCATTCAGCGCTACACGTTGCCATCCTTCGCGCTGGATCTAACCTTCCCATCAGGTGGCCACGCCCCTTCGAACCTGGTAGGTCTCAGCGAGACCTGCACATTTGCAGTCAGCCTCAAAGTCGCTCCCGGCAAACCACAGACCATCGCGGTCGGCGAGGGTTGTCCCAACGGATTAGAGGCGTCAGCTGGTTTCGATATCTACGACAACGCCACCCCGAGACCTGGCTACTTCACCTCCCAGGCCTTCATCACCAGCTTCGCCTGGGGCGCAGATGCCACAACCCTCTACGGTCAATCCGAAATCTTCGAACCACAGACCCTCGATGGATTTTCCGTCTCACCCTCCGGCGTCACTCTCACAGGACAGTTGAACACCGGCGGCCTCGGCCTTCACCTCCACTACGACTCCGGCACCGGTCTGCTCTACAGCGATTCCGGCGTAATCACGAATCCCGCTGGTCCCGCACAGGTCGCAAAACTCGCCGCAGGGTCGGGTGATCTTCTGGTGCCCGACGACACGCTCAAACGGATCTTTATCCTCACCAATACCAGCGGTAACAGCGGGTCAGGACAAGGCGCCATCAGCTACACGCTCAACGTCTACGACCTCAACACCTACGCTCTGCTCAACTCCATTACCATCCCCGATGTCCTCGGCGCTCCTATGCAAATGGCGCGCTGGGGCAGCAATGGCATCGTGTTCGTCACGACCGGCACCAACTACACAACCGTATCCCCCGGAACGCTCTACATCCTCCAAGGCAGCGCTATCTCAGGCACGCCATAG
- a CDS encoding DNA-3-methyladenine glycosylase I: MHDSPAKTRCAWVRADDPLMLAYHDREWGVPVHDDRTHFEFLILEGAQAGLSWTTILRKRENYRRAFADFDPEKVARFTPSRIEKLILDPGIIRNRLKIESAVRNARAFLKVQQEFGTFDTYCWRFVDGKPKLNHWKSTQQIPATSPESDAFSKDLKQRGFNFVGSTILYAHMQAVGMINDHLTTCFRYPKLR; this comes from the coding sequence GTGCACGACAGTCCCGCCAAAACCCGCTGCGCCTGGGTCCGCGCCGACGACCCACTCATGCTCGCCTACCACGACCGCGAATGGGGCGTCCCCGTCCACGACGACCGCACCCACTTCGAGTTCCTCATCCTCGAAGGCGCCCAGGCCGGCCTCAGCTGGACCACCATCCTCCGCAAACGCGAAAACTACCGCCGCGCCTTCGCCGACTTCGACCCCGAAAAGGTCGCGCGCTTCACCCCCTCGCGCATCGAAAAACTCATCCTCGATCCCGGCATCATCCGCAACCGCCTCAAGATCGAATCCGCCGTGCGCAACGCCCGCGCCTTCCTCAAAGTCCAGCAAGAATTCGGCACCTTCGACACCTATTGCTGGCGCTTCGTCGACGGCAAGCCAAAACTCAACCACTGGAAGTCCACCCAACAGATCCCCGCGACTTCCCCCGAGTCCGACGCCTTCAGCAAGGACCTCAAGCAGCGCGGCTTCAACTTCGTTGGCTCAACCATCCTCTACGCCCACATGCAGGCCGTCGGCATGATCAACGACCACCTCACCACCTGCTTCCGCTACCCCAAACTCCGTTAG
- the obgE gene encoding GTPase ObgE — MFIDEAHIRIKAGDGGNGCMAFRREKFVPRGGPSGGDGGHGGDILMRSSLSHNTLIHFRYNPEWKSQRGGHGLGSNMSGTTGEPTVLNVPVGTLLYDEDTGELIHDFTRPNEEIVIARGGRGGRGNQHFATSTHQAPREHELGRPGEARNYRLELRLLADAGLVGFPNVGKSTLISRLSAARPKIANYAFTTLEPNLGVVQVGDPPYEQSFTVADMPGLIEGASQGAGLGTQFLRHIERTSVLVHLVDVSDASDAIEGSARPDPVEDFKTITAELKAFDPALAAKPTILVATKADVANPDKLKRLKAFATRRKLPFYTISAVTGEGIDKLKYAIAEAVAQHRTHEPYTEPEPAIYKAPKPKPAYPPPLPSAKAHRR; from the coding sequence ATGTTCATCGACGAAGCACACATCCGAATCAAAGCCGGCGACGGCGGCAATGGCTGCATGGCCTTCCGCCGCGAAAAGTTCGTCCCCCGAGGCGGCCCCTCCGGTGGCGACGGTGGCCACGGCGGCGACATCCTCATGCGCTCCTCGCTCTCCCACAACACCCTCATCCACTTCCGCTACAACCCCGAGTGGAAGTCCCAGCGCGGCGGCCACGGCCTCGGCTCCAACATGTCCGGCACCACCGGCGAGCCCACCGTCCTCAACGTCCCCGTCGGCACCCTGCTCTACGACGAAGACACCGGCGAGCTGATCCACGACTTCACCCGTCCCAACGAAGAGATCGTCATCGCCCGCGGCGGCCGCGGCGGTCGCGGCAACCAGCACTTCGCCACCAGCACGCACCAGGCCCCGCGCGAGCACGAGCTCGGCCGCCCCGGCGAAGCCCGCAACTACCGCCTCGAGCTCCGTCTCCTCGCCGACGCCGGCCTCGTCGGCTTCCCCAACGTCGGCAAATCCACGCTCATCTCGCGCCTCTCCGCCGCCCGCCCCAAAATCGCCAACTACGCCTTCACTACCCTCGAGCCCAACCTCGGCGTCGTCCAGGTCGGCGACCCGCCCTACGAGCAATCCTTCACCGTCGCCGACATGCCCGGCCTCATCGAAGGCGCCAGCCAGGGCGCCGGTCTCGGAACCCAGTTCCTCCGCCACATCGAACGCACCAGCGTCCTGGTCCATCTCGTCGACGTCTCCGATGCCTCGGATGCCATCGAAGGCAGCGCGCGCCCCGACCCCGTCGAGGACTTCAAGACCATCACCGCCGAGCTCAAAGCCTTCGACCCCGCCCTCGCCGCCAAGCCCACCATCCTCGTCGCCACCAAAGCCGACGTCGCCAACCCTGACAAGCTCAAAAGGCTGAAAGCCTTCGCCACTCGCCGTAAGCTGCCCTTCTACACCATCAGCGCCGTTACCGGCGAAGGCATCGACAAGCTGAAATACGCCATCGCCGAAGCCGTCGCGCAGCACCGCACCCACGAGCCCTATACCGAGCCCGAACCTGCGATCTACAAGGCCCCCAAGCCCAAGCCGGCCTACCCACCTCCGCTCCCCTCCGCGAAAGCGCACCGCCGCTGA
- a CDS encoding prephenate dehydrogenase/arogenate dehydrogenase family protein, giving the protein MKVLIIGTGLIGASIGLALKSLDDFSGEVLGWDAAATELQTALRIGAIDRALDNRESVLKPDVADIVVLATPVLPILDWMERLAPVLGEAQLVTDVGSTKLEVVRRARSLFNQPGRARFLPGHPMAGKEAGGAALAEPELFRGAAWLFTPVDDQRSEIERQWIALVGRFGARVMEMDAARHDEVCAWVSHLPQMLSTALAALLEETFAGDPEGMAAVQAIGGRALRETTRLGASPYSMWRDVALTNTEPIARAIAALEQRLQHVRENLRTPALRDEFRTANRFREKG; this is encoded by the coding sequence GTGAAGGTTCTGATTATCGGCACGGGCCTGATCGGAGCCTCCATCGGCCTCGCCCTCAAATCGCTCGACGACTTCTCCGGCGAGGTGCTCGGCTGGGATGCGGCCGCGACTGAGCTCCAGACGGCTCTGCGCATCGGCGCGATCGACCGCGCCCTCGACAACCGTGAATCTGTCCTGAAGCCGGATGTCGCCGACATAGTTGTCCTGGCTACGCCGGTGCTGCCAATCCTCGACTGGATGGAGCGCCTGGCACCGGTACTCGGCGAGGCGCAGCTCGTCACCGACGTCGGCTCAACGAAGCTGGAGGTTGTTCGTCGCGCGCGGAGTCTCTTCAACCAGCCGGGGCGGGCGAGATTTTTGCCGGGGCACCCCATGGCGGGAAAAGAGGCGGGCGGAGCCGCGCTGGCCGAGCCTGAGCTGTTCCGCGGGGCGGCGTGGCTCTTCACTCCTGTCGATGATCAGCGGTCCGAGATCGAGCGCCAGTGGATTGCGCTCGTGGGGCGGTTCGGAGCGCGCGTTATGGAGATGGATGCCGCGCGGCACGACGAGGTGTGCGCGTGGGTCAGCCACTTGCCGCAGATGCTCTCCACCGCCCTGGCCGCGCTTCTCGAGGAGACCTTCGCCGGTGATCCGGAGGGAATGGCTGCGGTTCAGGCGATCGGTGGCCGGGCGCTGCGCGAGACCACGCGGCTCGGCGCGAGCCCGTACAGCATGTGGCGCGATGTAGCCCTCACCAACACCGAGCCGATCGCGCGTGCCATCGCCGCACTAGAGCAGCGGTTGCAGCATGTGCGCGAGAACCTGCGCACGCCCGCGCTGCGCGACGAGTTCCGAACGGCGAATCGGTTTCGGGAGAAGGGGTAG